Proteins from one Primulina huaijiensis isolate GDHJ02 chromosome 18, ASM1229523v2, whole genome shotgun sequence genomic window:
- the LOC140964734 gene encoding probable mitochondrial-processing peptidase subunit beta, mitochondrial → MTARHLLNLTRRSRRPIHSYTSLHSLSTATAPSLPSPPPPTPMIYDRLAESVKHKLEKLEHPDNRFLRYNSPHPTPDSHTEILSAPLTRVTTLPNGLRIATESSLSSKTATVGVFIDAGSRFESEESNGTAHFLEHMIFKGTKRRTARELEEEIENIGGHLNAYTSREQTTYYAKVMDKDVPRAMDILSDILQNSKFDEQRINRERDVILREMEEVEGQTEEVIFDHLHATAFQYTPLGRTILGPAENIKTIKEEDLRNYITSHYTAPRLVIAAAGAVKHEDIVEQVNKLFTKLSTDPTTASELVAKEPAIFTGSEIRMIDDDIPLAQFAVAFEGASWTDPDSIALMVLQSMLGYWNKNAGGGKHMGSELAQRVGINEIAESMMAFNTNYKDTGLFGVHAVAKPDCLDDLAYAIMYEITKLCYRVSEADVIRARNQLKSSLLLHIDGTSPVAEDIGRQLLTYGRRLPSAELFTRIDSVDASTVKRVANRFIFDRDVTITAMGPIQGLPDYNWFRRRTYWLRY, encoded by the exons ATGACGGCCCGCCACCTTCTAAACCTCACCCGTCGCTCTCGAAGGCCAATCCATTCGTACACCTCCCTCCACAGCCTCTCCACTGCCACTGCCCCCTCCCTCCCTTCCCCTCCGCCGCCAACCCCTATGATCTACGACCGATTAGCTGAATCCGTAAAGCATAAGCTCGAAAAGCTCGAACACCCAGATAATCGCTTCCTCCGATACAACTCGCCCCACCCAACCCCAGATTCTCATACCGAAATCCTTTCAGCTCCTCTGACCCGAGTCACGACACTCCCCAACGGCCTCCGCATTGCCACCGAGTCTTCGCTCTCTTCTAAAACCGCCACTGTTGGGGTTTTCATCGACGCAGGATCCAGGTTTGAGAGTGAAGAATCAAATGGCACGGCCCACTTTTTGGAGCACATGATATTTAAAGGGACGAAGAGGAGGACTGCGAGGGAATTGGAAGAGGAAATCGAAAATATTGGAGGACATTTGAATGCGTACACTTCGAGAGAGCAGACTACTTATTACGCTAAAGTGATGGATAAAGACGTGCCGCGTGCAATGGATATTTTATCTGATATTTTGCAGAATTCTAAGTTTGATGAGCAGAGGATTAATCGTGAGCGAGATGTTATTCTCCGAGAGATGGAGGAG GTTGAAGGACAAACTGAAGAAGTTATATTTGATCACCTTCATGCCACTGCTTTCCAGTACACGCCTTTGGGTCGAACAATACTTGGACCTGCTGAAAATATCAAGACAATTAAAGAAGAAGATCTACGGAATTATATAACATCTCACTACACTGCTCCAAGATTG GTGATTGCTGCTGCAGGTGCTGTTAAACATGAAGATATTGTTGAGCAAGTGAACAAATTATTTACGAAGTTGTCAACAGACCCAACAACTGCTTCTGAATTAGTTGCTAAAGAACCTGCAATATTCACTGGCTCAGAG ATCAGGATGATTGATGATGACATTCCTCTAGCCCAATTTGCGGTTGCTTTTGAGGGGGCCTCTTGGACAGATCCAGACTCAATTGCTTTAATGGTCTTGCAGTCGATGTTGGGTTATTGGAATAAAAACGCTGGTGGCGGGAAGCATATGGG CTCTGAGCTTGCTCAGAGGGTAGGTATCAATGAAATAGCGGAGAGCATGATGGCTTTCAATACCAACTACAAAGACACTGGTTTATTTGGTGTTCATGCTGTTGCCAAG CCTGATTGCTTGGATGATTTGGCCTATGCAATTATGTATGAGATAACCAAGCTATGTTATCGAGTATCGGAAGCTGATGTGATTCGTGCTCGTAACCAG TTGAAATCTTCTCTGCTGCTTCACATTGATGGAACCAGTCCTGTTGCTGAAGATATTGGACGTCAG CTGCTTACATACGGTAGAAGGCTCCCGTCTGCTGAACTGTTTACCCGGATAGATTCTGTAGATGCTAGCACTGTCAAACGTGTTGCTAACCGATTTATATTTGATAGA GACGTCACAATTACTGCCATGGGGCCTATCCAAGGGCTGCCCGACTACAACTGGTTCAGACGAAGGACCTACTGGCTTCGTTATTAG